From Aegilops tauschii subsp. strangulata cultivar AL8/78 chromosome 5, Aet v6.0, whole genome shotgun sequence:
ACAGATATATCGTCCCCAGCAGCCTATGCCCTTTGTGCAAGATTAATTGTGAGGATATTGCATGCATGTTTCAACGTTCAAGAGTTGCAGAAATTCATGAGAACCTTGGTGTTGATTCATGAATCTCTAGTTTTGATAGTGTTGTCCATGGTATCCTTGAAGCTCTACTCAGGCAACAATAATCGATCAAGTTTGACACTTTGGTGTCCCATAAAGGTGGAATATTCCTTTAGTGGGAGGCGACGATTCCCGTAGATAGCGAGGTGTCTGTGGTGACTTTGTCAATCTCAAGACCCACCAGCTCAGTCTcttgaaggtgctcataggggtaggttGTGCATGTTTGTGTTCATATGGGTGAGTATATCAATGTGTATGTCAGCATCTGCGTTTGTACTATGTTTTTTTAAAGGCAACAAGACTCGACGACTCCCCCCCTCCTGGTGTGGGATCGAAGGACTTGCTTGTCACTGCTTGTTGGTATGCATGGTGGCAACATCGCAAGGTTGCTCATGGGGAGATTGTCTAGTATTTCACTCAGTATGGTCAAGAAATGGCAACGATTAACACCAACTACGTTAGAGCAGCCGAACCATCCATGAGTAGACATCACCACGGCTGGGAGTGCCCACGTGAAGGTTTTGTTAAACTCAATACTAATGTTGCCTTCTCCATTGAGAATGATATGTGTGCAATAGAAGCTTTTACCCACGACGATCATGGTATGTTCATATTGGCTAGCGCATGTGGCATTGAGCATGTCGTTAACGCTCCAACGGTGGAAGCATAAGCGCTTCAAGATGGCCTTATCCTATCTGGTCAGTCTGCATGCAATAGAATCATTGTTAACGGGTATATTCAGAGGTCGTTGAAGTTATGAAGAACTATGGTTATTCTCTTGGTCCAGTACTAGCGATTATGAGGAATGTATCAAATTAGCTCAAGGCTTTAGTTCCATTATTTGTGATCATTCTCCTAGGGAAAGTAATATGGTGGCACATATTCTTACCTGTAATGAAGAGGTACCTCTATTGATTGTTTGGCATGTGGATCTACCTGGTCTTATTCTTAATGGAATATAAAACAATGTAAGTGTTTTTTATAATCAATAAAGCACTATGGTGGCTTTCCTTCAAAAATTGCCATGTGATTTTACTGAGGGCCTTCATGACACCTCTAAAGTCATTCCTTATCAAAAAATCCCATATATTCAGCACTACTGGTATCCAGAAGGACCACCGTCCTCCATTAATAACACACATCGGTGGTACACAATATTTTACAAAAATGGTCCAAAACTAAAGGGAAATAGAAAACTAGTCCTTTTATTTTTACAAATAGGACTCCAACAAACCAATGGAAAACGTGGTTGAGTTCATAACAtcttcctcacatgcacaacctCGTTGGTCTTGGCACAGTACCGCTTGGGACGGAGAAGCCTCCATGACACCACGACATAAAACTCCATGGTGAAGATGCAATGTTTCCCATCTGGCATCTTGGTCGGGAGTAGGAAGAAAGGTTGCCCTTCAGCCTTCGGATTAGATGGCGTGCAAACGAATGGTGGAGCGGGCACCATAGCCACTCCCAAGCAGCCATCAAAGATTAGCTCTTTCCCGGGCTGGACCTCCATCTCCCTCCCGTTTCATCTTCACCACCACGAAGACCTTGCAAGCAAGAGAGGGATCAGACCAACTCTAGAGTAGGGAACCAATCGAGCTTACTGGCGGAGATGTCAACAACGCGCTCCTTAGCGGCAACTAATCTCCAGCCACTACCACCTAGGCCGTGGTCGCGTGAGCCATCAGCCACTGCTCGCATGCACACTCCACATCCTATATACCTAAGAGACTCATCCCCACTAAGTGATTTATCTTAATGACCTCTCCCGTGGCCGATACTAGGCCGGAGGTTTAACCTCctttcaaaaaaaagaaaaaaaaactagtACAAACAgctaaaataaaaaataaaaatgtgTGGGTCGATGCATGGTCTAAAGAGGTGGCGTCAGTGGGAGCTCGTGTTCTCCGCCTTGTGCTAAAAGTGGACAATGTAGTGGGCCCAATTAGGGTGCCTGCATGCGGCTCTCTCGCGCACAAGAAAAAACATCGCTACACTTTTAAGAAGAAAGCCGAGACCATTTAGAAAACCGTGAACTCGTGGGTCTTAAATAACCGACTACCTGATTTTTAAAAGATTTAATCAACCTATTATTGAAAAATATTTATGATTTTTAAATAAATATCAATGCATTTTAAAATAGTTCAGGAATTTTAGTTTTTTTCATAGATCTATGAAATGCTCATGAAAATTTGTATGTTAATTATTattttaaaataaaataataGATTAATAAATAATCATGTATTagtaaagcaaaaaagaaaataaaattaaaaagAAAGGAAACAAAAACCAGAAATGAAAATacaaataaaaaggaaaataaaaaactaaaatagtttactccctctgatccatatTAATTGACACTGTTTTTTTTTACATTGTACTAAAGCAATTCATTAATATGGATTGAAGGGAGTAGAAGATAATGGGTGAAAACCGGCGGTGAAGATGAAAACAAAACCAGTGAAAGCTAGAGATTAAGCTCGTAGCCTTGGGCTTCCcgagttgggccggcccatgtgcATGCAGGTGCCTGTTATAGTGACAACTCATTTTTTTTTGCGAGTCTGTTATAGCTACAACTCGTCGCTTTAGGCGAAGAATAGAAATTCCAGCGTTTTTTATATTTTCTCAAATACGCATGAGTGTGCGTACTATATTATAAAGAAGGAAATGAGGTGAAGAGCCCCTCCACGATAGTGTTACAAGATTTTACATGAACACCATCACCACCTCCCCCTCTACTCACTACTCTCTACTCCTATGCTAACTTGCCGCACTAGCCCACTCTTTCACCCGGAAAAATCGCTAAGTTCCAGCATTTTTTTAATGAAATTCCAGCGTTTTGCCTataagaaagagaaaaaaaaaaggaaattCCAGCGTTTGTTGAAGTTCGGAAGAAAAGAAGGGTTGGCATTGGTTTGGTCTTCTCCAGTTCTTCTCCAGCTGAGACTCAAAGGATTCCGGATGTACTTTTGGTTATATTAGAGACATTTGCAGTTCGTGTATGTCCTAATTTCTTTGATCTGACTGAATAAAGGTTGATCGTTCGACGATCATTTGTCTATCCAAGGAATATTGGATCGTGTCCACCTTTAAGCATGGCATCGCTCATGGGCAACTCTCTTTGACTGTGGgcatgttttttttttcttttgagtaAAATGGCAATGCAGCATATTAAAAAAGCTCGAAACTATTACCCAGAGTGTCACCTAAACTCTTGTTTTTCAGTATCAAAGAGAGATTGGTTGGAACACAAAACAAAATGCACATTACTAACATTTCTGCAGCAGGATTTCAGCGGAAGGAAGAAATACAACTGTGAGAGAGAATTTAGTAGGAGGCTTTGCTCTTATCAAACCACAAGGAGAATTCAACTTATATATCGGTCATGCATGCACAAAACCAATGAGATTCTCCCGCAAAAAAAAATGAGATTCAAAGGCAGCTGACAAATGCACCGCACTATCACCAGCACAAATTAGTAGTattccctccattccaaaataagtgtctcaacatTATACTTTATACAAAATTGAGACACTTAATTtggtacagagggagtataatatTTCTGGAAAACATCCACGAGTAAATAACAAGCTGGCCTCTAATCTGTCTGGAAATGGAGAAGCAACATTAACGAACTTTCGGTTCATTTTCCGACCTTATTTGTCTGCTGTAAACATAACTATAGTTTTGCATGATTTAACATTAACGAACTTCTGATAATTTAAGAAACAAAGTGCGACCTATGAAAACCACACAACTATCATCAAGCAATTCTGATGGTTTGGAAAAGACGACGCGTCATAGACAATACAATTTGGCATGGTTCAACATGCACAACAGATGCAAATCAGGCATCTAAATCTTCAACACCGAAGCACCAACTGCAAGGCTCCACGACTTCTAACATCACTCTGGAGGGAACTTTCCCCGTGACATGTACTCTGATAGCCAAACGCGCCTTGACGGTCTCCATGATGATATCCTCCCCCATTGGGATGCACATGTAAGGTGTGGCCCCCTCGAGAGTACCACTCTCCGTATAGTACATTCTCTGAGGTATATTGACGCTACACCCTCCAGAACTCTGACAGCCATGACTAGTGTCCAAGGTGAGGCGCTCGAGCGATGTCGCGTTCTCCACAATGTGGCATGTCAACTCGACCAAGCTCTTTGCGGAGCTGAAGCCCACTATTGTCACACTCTTTAGGCTGGTGTGGCCCTGTTGTGGTAGTCGCCTCAGTTGCGAGGCATTCCAAAGAACTGACTCATGCTCCATGCAAGGCTGACGTACCTACATAGAAAAGTCAAGATTCTCACATCAGCAGTTCCACAATAGACACTAGGTATGCTTGCAAGATGAGAGTAACCTACTTCCAAGATGAAAGTCTCCAGGCGAGGAGAAGCTTCAAGAAAAGAAACCAGAGAAAGGTAATCATAATCTGGTGAAATAGCTTCATTTCCAATTAGAGAAATATGCAAGTACTTGAGGTGGAGGAATCTGCGAGATAGCGTTGGTGTACTGATCATCTGCATAAAGATATCCAGATTAATTATTTACTAGGTATGTCAGCTATTATATGCAAATAGCAAGTCTATACTCATCTAAACTTTCAGAATATACCTCATTAGGCGAGGATATGACAAGCGTTTCAACATTTGGTGCATAGGACAGAAGCTTGGTCCGAGCATGCAAGACAATGTTGGACTGACCAAATTCTAAACACTCCATGTGTACATTCTTTACTTGCAATGCACTTCCGAATGAAATCGATACTAAACTACCAGAGAAGTGAAAAATGGAGATATTTGGAGCATTGCTGTCTATCACTTGCATATTTCTGCATACAGACACTCTCAGGACCCTAAGCCGCCGCAGCAGACAAGGTATCTTCAGGCAAACTATCTCCGGGCAATTCAGGAGTGCCAAATGCTCCAATGCAGCACAATTGTAAAGAAGGCCCTCTAGCTCATCGTCAGCAATCAGCACATTACCCAGAGATAAAATTGCCAAGCTTCTCCAGCGACCAAGCCCAGCCGTTGGACGAAAGGCACAGAGGCCTATGTCAAGATACCGAATCGAGTCTTCGCTCCCATTAAATAAAAGCGAGTATGGGAAACTGTAGTATGCTTCGTCCTCAGGGGTAGCGGGCAGATAAAGGGTGAGTTCTTCAATTCCTGCTGTAACAGCAATACGAAGCCAGCTACTGATATAACAAGAATCAACCTTGTCACAGTCAAAAAGTTCAATCCTTAGTTTCTTCATGCCAACGCCTGAGTGATTTTGCAGAATATGGTCAACTTTGCTGATGTGATCTCCATTCAAACCTAGTGTTCTCTGACGTAAGTCAAGGTTGGGATAGCATCTCCATGATCTCCGAAATGTGTGTGATGCACAAGCCAAGCGGGCAGCATTTTGCAGTGACATTCGGGTATGAATACGTCGGCAGATATCCTGGATACAAGCACAGCAGAATAGTAACTAGGGTTACAAAAGAAATTTATAAACTGATATGcaaaaacttgttgtattacacATTTACATAGTACAGGCCATGCACTGGGACGGAATTGCGGCCAATGGAATGGGACTATATAGGAGCTTTTGAGGAAGTGTGAATATACAATTGCAATCTTACAGGCATATGGCAGTCCACGAGAATTATTTATGTGCATTTATGTCAGTCAACATTCAGATATCCATAGGATGATGCTATATTATACAATGTGATACAATTAGATATAACAAATGACCAAGTATAGGAACAAAGCGAAAACAAAAAATGTACATCTGAATAGGGTATAAATATGAAAATTCTATGCCAGAAAAAAAGGGTAATTCAAGCTTCCACTACTACTGGAGGCATCAAGCAATTATCTAATGTGAACAGTTAAGAAAAAGACAATGGACAGCCGATTCGTTGAAGCCTGTATACACTTTCTCTCGGAGAAGACAGGTTAGAGACTTACAGCTCAAGTGCTCGGTGTTTTGGCAAAGTCACAAAACATTAAATGGACGCTCAGGTAGTCAAAACTGGTACAACTTCCTAACATAACTATTTTAGGTGTTTATTCGTCAAGAAAAAGCCGACCAGTTTTTCCCTGCAATCCAAATCTGTGCACACCTCTAGCACACACAATGGTGATTTACTTGCAATCTATGTCGCCAGTTCATACCTCTGGAAGGTCGTCCTACGATCGCATCACTTCGCCACCTCGAGAATCATCATCTTGCTGGGAGGGCGAGCCCTTTGGATTGCACACTGGAGCAGTCGGTCCACCTGGGATACATCACATGGTGACTGATGAGAGTACAGAAAACGGTGGGATGCAATTCACAAGCAAACTGACATACATCCAGTTCGTTTACGTTATCTCTATGAATATTTCCTGGCAAATCAACGCTCCTTCAAGGACAAATCCACGTTCACGCTGAAAACAGTTGGATTCAAGGGCAAGGCTACTCTATCCTCCTATTCCCCCACAAAACTGCGCCCAGAATAAACGTTGCTGCCGAGTTTGGCAAATAGACTACGACTGAGATCAGTTTTTAACCCCGTCGGATGGATCTAGGAAAATTAAAGGGGGCGAACAAGAACAACTGAGCATACGCTGGGACAAATCTACTACCGATCGTTTGAGAGATAAAGGGGGGAGAAGGAGGCGTACTGTGTGGGGTTTCCCCCGTCGGCGGCGGATCTTGCATCGCCGAATACCCgaggcgggggcgacggcgacggcgtaGCTCTCCGGGCCTGCGACGAGACCCTGCCGGCGCCGGTGCAGACGAATGAGCCTACGACagatttgttttcttttctttttttcttgaTGAAGATGAAGAAATCATACGCTCTTTTTTAGGGGAATGGCCTACTCTagattttttttctctttttttttctgagAAAAGAATCTAgattttttttctcgtgtgaaGAAAGAATGGCCTAGTAATGTTGGGCTACACGGGGGGAGTAGGTGGAATGTTGGCCCAGTAATGCAAGGCTCCAATACCTAAATAACCTTACAAAAAGAACAGGCCTAAATGAGTACGTcttctcaaaaaaaaaagagtACGAGTATTACTTAATTTCGCTGAAAAAATCTCTGAAATTTGCTCGAAAAAATGAATTTTTTTAGAAGGATACCCTAAGAAAAAGCTCTGAACATAGTAGCTCAAACACGAGTGAGTGGAAGCTTCCATCGATGAGATTTGCAATAACCATCTATAAACTAATATAAAAAATTTAGGTCACTACTTCATTTTTTTAGGTCACTACTTTAGTTTATAGAGAAAATACTTATTTGTAGAAGGTTAGAGGAAAATAGCcaacaagtactccctccgtctagaaATGCTTGTCggaaaaatggatgtatctaaccgtacttcagttctagatacatttatttttattcttttctttgACAAGTAATTTCTTTTTTTGCGAGGGTAAAAATGAGCTTATTCCATAGTAACAGGATTACATTCAGCTAATTCAAGATCATGAATAATTGGAGGAGCTCGTTGTAACCAACAAGTGATACTACGAGCCATACAAGCATAATTAGCTAAACAGTGTGATACTCTATTTTGAGAACGAGCTATCTTAACCGGAATAAACTACCGCTTTAGAAGGAGCGGCTTGATTTCATCGACCAGGTGGCCATGCGCGACTTGGCCAGGGATGCATTAGACAAAGATGAAAGAGCTTCCATAGAGTCCAACTACACCATGACCGAAAGATTAGACCATTGGACGACTACAGACATCCCTTTCTGAATTGTATGTATCTCCACTTCTAGTGCATGATTGCAGAAGAACAACAAACGGCACATAGCAAAAATAACTTCACTCGTACACTTCCTGAGGACCATACCTGCACCGGCCATTCCGTCATCCGGCGAGAAAGAGCCATCCACCGACAGGGCCAGCCAGCCAGAAGGTGGTGGTACCCATGGTGGATCAGGTGGACGCGGTCGGACAATAGATCAATTACAATATAGAAAAAAGTCTAACATCTAGACTTATTTAATTTCTGGCGGAGGCAATATACAAAACTTATTTATAGATGTTAGACTTTTTTTCCAAGAAACATATGCGAATAAAGTCGGTGGCTTGCCGGGTTGCATAGTCGATGGCTTGCCCGGTGAGCGGGGCCGTGTTGCCCAAAAACCAACACTGGCCCATGCTTGGTGGTGGAGAGAGGCTACGCTTCCCCTACCCCTGAAGTATATATCTTCAGGCCTTACGGCAGTCCGATGAGCGGGTTGCCGGACATAGAAAGACAGTACGCCTCGTTCGGCCATAGATTAGTTTAGCCTAGTTCGGTATAGTTTAGTTTAAATATGTCCGAAATGTAAATGTCTTTATTCGCTTCCTATGAAAATCATCCGTTTGCATGTATATCCCGGTTAGATCAACTAGCGGTCATAAGTCATAACCTATGTGTGCACACACGCCGGTCTCTCGCGGGCTCACACAAGGGTAGAATGGGTAACTAACTAGCTAACGCGTAATGGAAGCTAGCCGAGAACGACGGGAACATGTGCATGTGTTGTGCGAGAAGATCGAACCAAAACAATCCATTATCCATGCACTTGTATTGCTATAAATTACATGCAACTCGTGTCATGTGTTGTACCATATTTTATATTCGTTCTAACTTCTATCAATAAAATGATACGTTAGCTTTCCGTATTCTCCAAAAAAATACATGCAACTGTCCCAACAGCCAAAGGAGAAATGGGTCATGTCGACTGCTGCTTTCAGAGCTTGAGAGGGGAAGGAACTAACTTCTTGCAAGTGGTGAAGATCCAAGCCCTGACAGACAAACAGAGTCAGGGTCTAGTCAATTTCTGGCCTGGTCCCAATCAGTTGTAAGTTGTAACACTAGCTTCAGGGAAGGCAGTAGGTCGATCACCTGTTCA
This genomic window contains:
- the LOC109767442 gene encoding FBD-associated F-box protein At1g66310 — translated: MSLQNAARLACASHTFRRSWRCYPNLDLRQRTLGLNGDHISKVDHILQNHSGVGMKKLRIELFDCDKVDSCYISSWLRIAVTAGIEELTLYLPATPEDEAYYSFPYSLLFNGSEDSIRYLDIGLCAFRPTAGLGRWRSLAILSLGNVLIADDELEGLLYNCAALEHLALLNCPEIVCLKIPCLLRRLRVLRVSVCRNMQVIDSNAPNISIFHFSGSLVSISFGSALQVKNVHMECLEFGQSNIVLHARTKLLSYAPNVETLVISSPNEMISTPTLSRRFLHLKYLHISLIGNEAISPDYDYLSLVSFLEASPRLETFILEVRQPCMEHESVLWNASQLRRLPQQGHTSLKSVTIVGFSSAKSLVELTCHIVENATSLERLTLDTSHGCQSSGGCSVNIPQRMYYTESGTLEGATPYMCIPMGEDIIMETVKARLAIRVHVTGKVPSRVMLEVVEPCSWCFGVEDLDA